A genomic segment from Salvelinus alpinus chromosome 8, SLU_Salpinus.1, whole genome shotgun sequence encodes:
- the LOC139583677 gene encoding uncharacterized protein isoform X1, which produces MNGPKRTWQQVKIKYKNILQNAVKKNTHRQGTGGGSPKADLTPAEDMALELNKGRPVLEGIPGGKETSIGSSQDATRFIQVSGSTVFLLEPPAQAPDDADPGEGPSAAATAHDGDDDEEETISLDSRRHEDPDAIQWENQPGNISSQAIRKLYGNHLRRQIELADIDIQYKKKKMENLALESEIKKRTIRKLDLEIKKLEREVRYAFNVHCMLTVTQMY; this is translated from the exons atgaacgggccaaaacggacatggcagcaggtcaaaatcaaatacaagaacattctgcagaatg cagtgaaaaagaatacccacagacaaggcacgggtggtgggtcaccaaaggctgaccttaccccagcagaggacatggccttggagctaaataaaggcaggcccgtcttagaggggatccctggggggaaagagacgagcataggttcctcccaagatgccacccgcttcattcaag tgtctggcagcactgtgttcctgttagagccaccagcacaagcaccagacgatgctgatcca ggtgaaggccccagtgcagcagcaacagcacatgatggagacgatgatgaggaggagaccatctctctggattccagaaggcatgag gacccagatgctatacagtgggaaaaccagcctggcaacata agctcacaagctatcagaaagttgtatggcaaccacctccggcgccaaatagaactggcagacatagacattcagtacaagaagaaaaagatggaaaatcttgcactggagtccgaaataaaaaagaggacaattaggaaactggaccttgaaataaaaaaacttgagagggaggtgagatatgccttcaatgtacactgtatgctaactgtaacacaaatgtattaa
- the LOC139583677 gene encoding uncharacterized protein isoform X2, with protein sequence MNGPKRTWQQVKIKYKNILQNAVKKNTHRQGTGGGSPKADLTPAEDMALELNKGRPVLEGIPGGKETSIGSSQDATRFIQVSGSTVFLLEPPAQAPDDADPGEGPSAAATAHDGDDDEEETISLDSRRHEDPDAIQWENQPGNISSQAIRKLYGNHLRRQIELADIDIQYKKKKMENLALESEIKKRTIRKLDLEIKKLERELQEDDTAQNKN encoded by the exons atgaacgggccaaaacggacatggcagcaggtcaaaatcaaatacaagaacattctgcagaatg cagtgaaaaagaatacccacagacaaggcacgggtggtgggtcaccaaaggctgaccttaccccagcagaggacatggccttggagctaaataaaggcaggcccgtcttagaggggatccctggggggaaagagacgagcataggttcctcccaagatgccacccgcttcattcaag tgtctggcagcactgtgttcctgttagagccaccagcacaagcaccagacgatgctgatcca ggtgaaggccccagtgcagcagcaacagcacatgatggagacgatgatgaggaggagaccatctctctggattccagaaggcatgag gacccagatgctatacagtgggaaaaccagcctggcaacata agctcacaagctatcagaaagttgtatggcaaccacctccggcgccaaatagaactggcagacatagacattcagtacaagaagaaaaagatggaaaatcttgcactggagtccgaaataaaaaagaggacaattaggaaactggaccttgaaataaaaaaacttgagagggag ctccaagaagatgacacagctcaaaataaaaattag